A section of the Pochonia chlamydosporia 170 chromosome 2, whole genome shotgun sequence genome encodes:
- a CDS encoding endoplasmic reticulum mannosyl-oligosaccharide 1,2-alpha-mannosidase (similar to Verticillium alfalfae VaMs.102 XP_003008978.1), with translation MLSLQGPPARRYIALAVFFLLAIILWQGFTPSRLALKSPASSHGIHYVPSTTDWSKAKIFFPPNNTVPLPSGKPKTLPRVQARATAQGKDGVSKTRKEAVKKAVVKSWNAYKQYAWGQDELMPLSGKGKTTFSGWSAQLVDALDTLWIMGLKDDFYQAVKEVAKINWSKIDGGTINVFEVTIRYLGGLLSAYDLSGEKVLLKKAIELGDALYMAFDTPNRLPTHWLSYSKAERGETTGDVSISGAASGSLCVEFTRLSQITGDNKYYDATERVKQFFYETQNHTKAPGLWPWDMNFRTGKIEDGFFTFGAGADSQYEYLPKMHALLGGLDPEYVEMTITSLDAGRDKLLFKPMTPKDEDILMAGNLDTFTGNREKTAQMQHLTCFAGGMYALAGKLVERKDYVDLGARLTAGCVWGYDSFPTNIMPESTELIRCEKIDKPCPYQADLFSGRTSDTIPGGFVRVEDPKYMGRPEAIESVFYMWRVTGDSVWRDAAWRMWEGIVKETETELAFASITDATTHGSSKTDSMETFWIAETTKYFYLTFADESVINLDEWVFNTEAHPVKRPVA, from the exons aTGTTGAGTCTCCAAGGACCGCCCGCCCGGCGCTACATCGCcctcgccgtcttcttcctgctgGCCATTATCCTCTGGCAAGGCTTCACACCGTCTCGTCTGGCGCTCAAATCTCCCGCCAGCAGTCACGGCATTCACTACGTACCCAGCACCACTGACTGGAGCAAAGCCAAAATATTCTTCCCGCCCAACAACACCGTCCCACTGCCGTCGGGGAAGCCCAAGACTCTACCTCGCGTACAAGCCCGAGCGACTGCTCAAGGAAAGGATGGCGTTTCGAAAACCCGAAAGGAGGCCGTGAAGAAGGCCGTTGTCAAGAGTTGGAATGCGTATAAACAATATGCCTGGGGCCAGGACGAGTTGATGCCGCTCTCTGGTAAAGGCAAGACGACCTTTTCTGGATGGTCAGCGCAGCTGGTCGACGCTCTTGATACACTGTGGATCATGGGCTTGAAAGACGACTTCTACCAAGCTGTCAAGGAAGTTGCCAAGATAAATTGGTCCAAAATTGATGGCGGTACCATCAACGTCTTTGAAGTGACGATTCGGTATCTGGGAGGTTTGCTGTCCGCCTACGACCTCTCCGGTGAAAAGGTGCTTCTCAAAAAGGCTATCGAACTTGGTGATGCACTGTACATGGCATTTGATACCCCGAACCGCCTGCCGACCCATTGGCTTAGCTACAGCAAGGCAGAGAGGGGGGAGACAACCGGTGATGTGAGCATCTCTGGAGCGGCCAGCGGATCTCTCTGCGTCGAATTCACCCGTCTCAGTCAGATTACGGGAGATAACAAGTACTACGATGCGACAGAGCGAGTGAAGCAGTTCTTTTATGAGACGCAAAACCACACCAAAGCACCTGGTCTGTGGCCGTGGGATATGAATTTCCGAACCGGCAAGATTgaggatggcttcttcaCGTTTGGAGCTGGTGCTGACTCGCAGTACGAGTATCTGCCCAAGATGCACGCTCTCCTGGGTGGCCTCGACCCAGAATATGTAGAAATGACAATCACATCCCTGGATGCCGGCCGGGACAAGCTGCTTTTCAAGCCAATGACCCCCAAGGACGAAGACATCCTCATGGCAGGCAACCTGGACACCTTCACGGGTAATCGGGAGAAGACGGCGCAAATGCAGCACCTGACGTGCTTTGCCGGCGGAATGTACGCTCTCGCTGGCAAACTCGTCGAGCGCAAGGACTATGTCGACCTGGGCGCCCGTCTTACGGCCGGCTGCGTCTGGGGCTACGACTCGTTCCCGACGAACATTATGCCCGAGTCAACCGAGTTGATCAGGTGCGAAAAGATTGACAAACCTTGTCCCTACCAGGCGGACTTGTTCTCAGGCAGGACGAGTGACACTATTCCGGGCGGATTTGTGCGCGTCGAAGATCCCAAGTACATGGGGCGGCCTGAGGCTATCGAGAGCGTGTTTTACATGTGGCGCGTGACAGGGGATTCTGTCTGGCGCGATGCAGCATGGAGAATGTGGGAGGGCATAGTGAaggagacggagacggagTTGGCGTTTGCTTCTATAACGGATGCCACTACTCATGGGAGTTCCAAGACTGATTCCATGGAG ACATTCTGGATTGCCGAAACAACCAAGTATTTCTATCTTACGTTCGCGGACGAAAGCGTCATTAACCTCGATGAATGGGTCTTCAACACGGAAGCCCACCCTGTGAAACGGCCAGTCGCATAA
- a CDS encoding alpha-mannosidase 1a (similar to Metarhizium acridum CQMa 102 XP_007807504.1), producing the protein MKHEACHPVSLLLAPSSRQHQYLTSAFTSTDLSTPRQPPTPTLQTRTTTNALESDTISFYSLSKSHHPDINSSPNASQNFSLLSESYKILSDPSRRAQYDRDVLRLHHHHHGSFSSHHAGGRPPSGLSKRRGTFRGPPPSFYRSGGWGTQSEKRRKAHEESTQSQGGMGPGSNPFRAHRKDDDVPHFDREAHGRTHRREDERRYERRRAMGDDDVEFEPQTSLTGHFFIVMGILVATFVAPLVYLQVVRLGRRKHES; encoded by the exons ATGAAGCACGAGGCATGCCACCCCGTCTCGTTGCTCCTCGCGCCCTCCTCGCGCCAACACCAATACCTCACATCCGCTTTCACATCCACCGACCTTTCCACGCCTCGCCAACCTCCTACTCCGACTTTGCAAACCAGAACCACTACGAACGCCTTGGAATCCGACACGAT ATCATTCTACTCGCTCTCCAAATCGCACCACCCCGACATAAACTCCTCCCCCAACGCCTCCCAAAActtctccctcctctccgaATCATACAAGATCCTATCCGACCCATCCCGCCGCGCCCAATACGACCGCGACgtcctccgcctccatcaccaccaccacggcTCATTCAGCTCTCACCACGCAGGCGGCCGTCCCCCCTCCGGCCTGTCCAAACGAAGAGGAACGTTCCGCGGCCCCCCGCCCAGTTTCTACAGAAGCGGCGGATGGGGCACACAGTCCGAAAAGAGGCGCAAGGCACACGAGGAATCTACACAGAGCCAAGGCGGCATGGGCCCGGGGTCGAATCCGTTTCGCGCGCACAGAAAGGACGATGATGTGCCGCATTTTGATAGGGAGGCGCATGGGCGGACGCACAGGAGGGAGGATGAGAGGCGGTATGAGCGGCGGAGAGCGATgggggatgatgatgttgagttTGAGCCGCAGACGAGTTTGACGGGTCACTTTTTTATAGTCATGGGGATATTGGTGGCGACGTTTGTGGCGCCGCTTGTTTATTTGCAGGTTGTGaggctggggaggaggaaacACGAGAGTTGA
- a CDS encoding ATP-dependent helicase NAM7 (similar to Aspergillus terreus NIH2624 XP_001210587.1) translates to MEGAFTHVGNHLISDSAAAIKAGADDLSALDPDESLLYGKYGSGRSGRRRADDDDNQTEAFEEDDNDSLNSVPVDGMSGLKLKNMDEEKELPPHACAYCGIHSPACVVKCLTCNKWFCSARGNGTSTHIVNHLVRARHKEVQLHPESALGDTVLECYNCGTKNAFLLGFIPAKSDTVVVLLCRQPCASSTSTKDMNWDISRWEPLIEERAFLTWLVSAPSDVEQLRARHLSPNTIAKLEEMWKVQPTATVADLEKASNIDDDPDPVLLRYDDPYHYQNIFGPLVKMESDYDKKLKEAQSEDGLIVRWDYGLNNKHLVSFNLHKIESGDVKLAVGDEMRLRYNGELREPWEGVGYVIKIPNSQSDEVCLELRKTGNDKLVPTDLSHNFSADYVWKATSYDRMQLAMKTFAVDDMSVSGYIFHTLLGHEVQLQPMQSKLPRKWSAPGLPDLNQSQVDAIKSVLQKPLSLIQGPPGTGKTVTSATIIYHLAKMSGNQVLVCAPSNVAVDQLCERIHHTNLKVVRLTAKSREDVESSVSFLALHEQVRLSEHNSELVKLSQLKNDVGELSSQDEKKFKQLTKAAEREILNNADVVCCTCVGAGDPRLSKMKFRNVLIDESTQSAEPECMIPLVLGCKQVVLVGDHKQLGPVIMNKKAAKAGLNQSLFERLIKLQLAPIRLTTQYRMHPCLSEFPSNMFYDGSLQNGITHEHRLRKDVDFPWPIAETPMMFWSNLGNEEISTSGTSYLNRTEASNVEKTVTRFFKAGVKPSEIGVITPYEGQRSYIVTTMQNSGSFKKEYYKEVEVASVDAFQGREKDFIVLSCVRSNENQGIGFLSDPRRLNVALTRAKYGLVILGNPKVLSKHELWHNLLVHFKDRKCFVEGPLTNLQACLLQFSRPKVSFRQKNNHQSQFGASGYANGRFNGGGPSGRDFDSGSMMSYIPDDVSSIQGSAFGGAALNSAFPPMFSSFTPEQWPGLPGVPAPGRGNKGRGRATESIAGESVANSELTDTTTSVIGGKGVSQGGVSLGAGLHDAVTGMRPVSYTQSDRLKQYVESNGRIAPGSGFGRRYDDDEKSVSTAFHSQIGGGYD, encoded by the exons ATGGAAGGTGCCTTTACGCATGTAGGCAACCATCTCATCTCCGACTCAGCTGCTGCCATAAAGGCTGGCGCCGACGATTTGTCCGCACTTGATCCAGACGAGAGTTTGCTGTACGGCAAGTATGGCTCTGGACGAAGTGGGCGTCGCCGcgccgatgacgacgataaCCAGACCGAGGCCTTCGAGGAAGATGATAACGACAGCCTTAACAGCGTCCCTGTGGACGGCATGAGTGGCCTCAAGCTGAAGAATATGGACGAAGAGAAGGAGCTTCCTCCGCACGCCTGCGC TTACTGTGGCATCCACTCCCCTGCCTGCGTGGTCAAATGTCTTACCTGTAACAAGTGGTTTTGCAGCGCGAGAGGCAACGGCACGTCAACGCACATCGTCAACCATTTAGTTCGAGCGAGACACAAGGAGGTTCAGTTGCACCCCGAGTCTGCTCTGGGAGATACGGTTTTGGAATGCTACAACTGCGGTACGAAGAATGCTTTCCTCCTTGGATTTATCCCAGCCAAGTCGGACACGGTCGTGGTGCTTTTGTGTCGCCAACCTTGTGCATCCAGCACGTCAACGAAGGACATGAACTGGGATATCTCGCGCTGGGAGCCTCTCATTGAGGAACGAGCAttcttgacttggcttgtcAGTGCTCCATCGGATGTTGAGCAGCTCCGTGCTCGCCACCTATCTCCCAACACAattgccaagctggaggAAATGTGGAAGGTTCAGCCAACCGCAACTGTTGCCGACCTCGAAAAAGcgtccaacattgacgacgacCCCGACCCTGTACTGCTCCGATACGACGACCCATACCACTACCAGAACATTTTTGGCCCTctggtcaagatggagtCGGATTATgacaagaaattgaaggaagCTCAGTCTGAAGACGGCCTCATTGTTCGATGGGATTATGGTCTCAACAACAAGCACCTGGTCAGCTTTAATCTGCACAAGATTGAATCCGGAGACGTCAAGCTTGCAGTCGGTGACGAAATGAGACTTCGGTACAATGGTGAGCTTCGTGAACCATGGGAAGGTGTTGGGTATGTTATCAAGATCCCCAACAGTCAGTCGGACGAAGTGTGTTTGGAATTGCGCAAGACTGGAAACGACAAGCTTGTACCCACCGATTTGTCCCATAATTTTTCCGCAGATTACGTTTGGAAGGCTACCTCGTATGATCGTATGCAGCTGGCTATGAAGACATTTGCTGTCGATGACATGAGTGTCTCTGGCTACATTTTCCACACGCTGCTTGGCCACGAGGTTCAACTCCAGCCGATGCAATCCAAGCTACCTAGAAAGTGGTCTGCACCTGGCCTTCCTGATCTTAACCAAAGCCAAGTCGACGCCATCAAGTCTGTCTTGCAGAAGCCGTTGAGTCTGATTCAAGGCCCGCCCGGAACTGGAAAGACTGTCACTTCTGCCACCATTATTTACCACCTTGCCAAAATGAGCGGAAACCAGGTCCTTGTCTGCGCGCCGTCAAACGTTGCGGTTGATCAGCTTTGCGAACGCATTCATCACACCAATCTTAAGGTAGTCCGTCTCACGGCCAAATCAAGAGAAGATGTCGAGTCCTCTGTTAGCTTCCTTGCCTTGCATGAACAAGTTAGGCTGTCGGAACACAACAGCGAGCTCGTCAAGCTTTCACAGCTCAAGAACGACGTCGGAGAACTGTCCAGTCAAGATGAGAAGAAGTTCAAGCAACTCACCAAAGCAGCCGAGAGAGAAATTCTCAACAACGCAGACGTGGTTTGCTGCACCTGCGTCGGTGCTGGCGACCCGCGCttgtccaagatgaaatTCCGAAACGTGCTTATTGACGAGTCTACACAGTCCGCGGAACCCGAATGCATGATTCCCTTGGTTCTTGGTTGCAAGcaagttgttcttgttggagaCCACAAACAGCTCGGACCTGTCATTATGAACAAGAAGGCCGCAAAAGCTGGCTTGAATCAGTCTCTCTTTGAAAGACTAATCAAGCTTCAGCTTGCTCCCATTCGACTGACTACGCAATACAGAATGCATCCCTGTCTTTCCGAATTTCCGTCCAACATGTTTTACGATGGTAGTTTGCAAAATGGCATCACGCACGAGCATCGACTGCGAAAGGATGTCGACTTCCCCTGGCCTATTGCTGAGACTCCCATGATGTTCTGGTCGAATCTGGGCAACGAAGAAATTTCCACGTCTGGAACATCGTATCTCAATCGCACCGAAGCGTCCAATGTCGAGAAGACGGTCACCCGATTTTTCAAGGCTGGTGTCAAGCCTTCCGAGATTGGTGTCATTACGCCATACGAAGGGCAGAGAAGCTACATTGTTACGACGATGCAGAACTCGGGTTCTTTCAAAAAGGAATACTATAAAGAGGTGGAAGTCGCCTCTGTTGATGCATTCCAGGGTCGTGAGAAGGACTTCATTGTCCTCTCGTGTGTACGATCCAACGAGAACCAGGGCATTGGTTTCTTGTCCGACCCGCGCCGATTGAACGTGGCTCTGACCCGAGCCAAGTACGGGCTGGTGATTTTGGGCAACCCCAAAGTTTTGTCGAAACACGAGCTCTGGCACAATCTCCTTGTTCATTTCAAGGATCGCAAGTGCTTCGTGGAAGGCCCCCTTACCAACCTGCAAGCTTGTCTGTTGCAGTTTAGCCGACCCAAAGTCAGCTTCCGGCAGAAGAACAACCATCAGTCGCAGTTCGGCGCAAGCGGATATGCCAATGGCCGCTTCAATGGTGGTGGGCCATCAGGACGGGATTTTGACTCTGGGTCGATGATGTCGTATATTCCTGACGACGTGTCCTCTATTCAAGGATCTGCCTTTGGGGGTGCTGCCCTCAACTCTGCCTTCCCGCCCATGTTCTCCAGCTTTACACCCGAACAGTGGCCGGGACTTCCTGGAGTACCAGCGCCTGGCCGAGGCAACAAAGGGCGTGGCCGTGCAACGGAGAGCATTGCAGGCGAAAGCGTCGCCAACTCTGAACTCACTGACACGACCACCAGCGTTATTGGAGGTAAAGGGGTTAGCCAAGGTGGTGTCAGCCTAGGGGCTGGATTGCACGATGCGGTGACAGGAATGCGTCCAGTCTCGTACACGCAAAGTGACAGGCTTAAGCAATATGTTGAGAGCAATGGCCGCATAGCACCAGGCAGTGGGTTTGGCAGACGAtatgacgacgacgaaaagaGCGTTAGCACAGCCTTTCATAGTCAGATTGGCGGTGGGTACGACTGA